The following proteins are co-located in the Anas platyrhynchos isolate ZD024472 breed Pekin duck chromosome 1, IASCAAS_PekinDuck_T2T, whole genome shotgun sequence genome:
- the LOC101805317 gene encoding calmodulin, striated muscle, producing MAERLSEEQIAEFKEAFSLFDRDGDGCITTKELGTVMRSLGQNPTEAELQDMVGEVDADGSGTIDFPEFLSLMARKMRDSDSEEEIREAFRVFDKDGNGYISAAELRHVMTNLGEKLTDEEVDEMIKEADCNNDGQVNYEEFVRMMTEK from the coding sequence ATGGCCGAGCGGCTGTCGGAGGAGCAGATCGCCGAGTTCAAGGAGGCTTTTTCCCTTTTCGACCGCGACGGCGACGGCTGCATCACCACCAAGGAGCTGGGCACCGTCATGCGCTCGCTGGGGCAGAACCCCACCGAGGCGGAGCTGCAGGACATGGTGGGCGAGGTGGACGCCGACGGCAGCGGCACCATCGACTTCCCCGAGTTCCTCTCGCTGATGGCGAGGAAGATGAGGGACTCGGACAGCGAGGAGGAGATCCGCGAGGCCTTCCGCGTCTTCGACAAGGACGGCAACGGCTACATCAGCGCGGCCGAGCTGCGGCACGTCATGACCAACCTGGGCGAGAAGCTGACGGACGAGGAGGTGGACGAGATGATCAAGGAGGCCGACTGCAACAACGACGGGCAGGTCAACTACGAGGAGTTCGTGAGGATGATGACGGAGAAGTGA